The region GAATAATTGAAGAAAATGCACTTGGTGCACTAGTAATCACAGCAAGTCATAACCCTTGTGAATGGTTGGGTTTAAAAATCAAAGGTCCTTTTGGAGGCTCAGTTGATAGCTCTTTTACCGATTCCGTTCAAAAAAGATTAGATGCTGGAGGAATATCAATCCCAATTGAAGATGAAACCGAGAGAATTGATTTTAGAAAACAACATCTTTTGGGTATTAGTCAGAAATTTGACATACCTTTAATTTCTAATGGCTTGAGAAAATTAGGTCTGAAAATATTTGTTGATTCAATGCATGGATCTGCTGCTGGCTGCATATCTGAATTATTTGGTTCTGCAAGTGAAGGGCTTATTTATGAAATCAGAACAAAAAGAGACCCATGTTTTGGTGGGAATCCTCCAGAACCTATGAAGGCTTACCTTTCGCAATTAATTCAAGAAGTTCAGGATGAATTTCAAGCAGGTAAGTTGTCCATGGGCTTGGTTTTTGATGGAGATGGAGATCGAATTGCGGCAATAGATGAAAAAGGTAGATATTGCAATACGCAGTTATTAATGCCTGTCCTGATAGACCATGTAGCAAGAGTCAGAAATATGGCAGGTTGTGTTGTTAAAACTGTAAGTGGTTCGGACTTGATGCGATTGGTTGCGCAGGATTTGGGGAGAGAAGTTATCGAAAAGCCTGTTGGGTTTAAATATATAGCTGAGGAAATGCTTTCAAGAGAAGTTCTCATTGGAGGAGAGGAGTCCGGGGGAGTTGGATTTGGTCATCATCTGCCAGAACGTGATGCTTTGTTTACTGCTTTGCTTTTGATGGAGTCAATAGTTGCTGATAGTAAATGTTTAGGTGAGAAAATAGATTCTCTTCATGCTCGTTTTGGTAAGAGTCATTTTGAACGTATTGATTTAACTCTCGAAGATATGGAAATGAGAAGTGACTTGGAAAATTTTTTGAATCAGAAGACCCCATCCTCAATTGGTCATAAATCCGTTTTAGAGGTTATTTCAACTGATGGAATAAAACTTGTACTTAATAAAAGTCATTGGCTGATGTTCCGTTTTTCTGGAACAGAACCTCTTTTAAGAATTTATTGTGAAGCTCCATCAATCGAAGAAGTTACTTCAACTTTGTATTATGCAAAGCAACTTATAGATAATAGTTTTGGATAATCTCCCTCTAGTAATTGCTAGTGGCAATGAAGGTAAAATTCGAGAATTTAAAAAACTTTTGGCTGATTTCCCATTTGACTTGTTGACTCAACCTGTTGGTTTTGAGATTGAGGAAACAGGAAAGACTTTTATCGAAAATGCAAGAATCAAGGCTATTGCTGTTAGTAAAGCAACGGGCCAATTGTCTCTTTCAGATGACTCTGGATTAAGTGTTGAGGCGCTTGGAGGAGCTCCAGGAATTTATTCTGCTAGGTACGCAAGATCAGACAAGGAAAGAATTGAAAAACTATTGACGGAGTTAAAACCTTTTCCAAATAGAAAAGCTAAATTTGAGTGTGCATTATGTATTGCTAGTGGAGAAAAAGTTTTGATAGAAGTTTCAGGATTTTGCGAAGGTCTAATAACGTTTTTTCCAAAAGGGGAAAACGGGTTTGGTTATGATCCAATTTTTGAAGTTTCTGGATTAGGTGAGACTTTTGCTGAAATGGAGCACGAAAAAAAGAAGCAGATTGGTCATAGGGGGAGCGCTTTCAAATTGCTAAAACCTGAATTGAAAAAGCTATTGAATTTTATAAAAAATTAGTTTTGTTTTGCAAATCAACTTTTTTGGTTTTTAGTTTTCAACCCAGCTTCCGTGTAATCCATGGGGTATGGAAATAGGAACTTCAAGAATAGCTTGTTCAGTAAGATCTTTCGAATCAAGGATTATTAAATCAGTTCCAGATCTAATGCTATTCCAAACCAATACAACAACCCACCCATTGTCTTCTTGAGACTTGGATCCTTCTTGGGAAGGAATAAATATTGGCTCACTTACAAAACCTCTTGGGGCGGCACTCCAACTAATTTCTTTATTGTTTGCTAAGTCGATTTTTTTTATAGCTTGTAGTGGGCCATTACCCTCCTTTCGTTCTGCAGTTGCCATCCAACTGAAGCGTGCCTTCAGTCCTTCAAAATTAGGGTTGACCATTGCAAATTCACAACATTGATTGCTTATGGTTGAGCAGGTAAATGAATTATCTATTGGATTGATTTCGCTTCTTTTTAAAACTCCTTCTGGTAAAAGATCAAAATCAATTTCTCTGAAATTATCCTCGGGACCAATACTAGGAAAATCATCATAAAAAATGCTTTCAATATTTATTTTTTCACCATCTTCCCAAGCATTTAGATGATGGAAAACAAAACCCTTTGGCGCATCAATTGATTTTGGAGGTTGACCAGCAAATTTCCCACAATCCCTTGGAATTAATAAGAATTTTGGAGTCCCATAAGATTTGGAAGCTAAGCATTGTGCTGCTCCTTTTTGTCCAAGAAGGAATGGGAGAGGATTAAAACTTATCGCATTTTGTAGAAATATTGCCCAGTTTGGAGTGATGGCAAAATCATGCAAAAAAGCAAATCCATTAAAAGAATCTTTTCTATCGCTTACAAGAGAACCAATATTTTCTCCCTCTGTAGAGAATTCCATCAATCTAATTGTGCTTTTAGGACCAGTAGATACTCCAAAAGTAACCATTCTTTGACCTTTGTGATGGCCAGGGTCGAATCGAGGATGAGCACTAAATGCTTCTCCTTTTTTTAAAACTCCTTTTAAATTAGATAAACCATTGGTTTCTAGAGTGTTTGGATTGAGTGAATATGGACTAGATGCTTCCCATAGGGCTAATAGATCATTCCCAAGTTTTATTACGTGAGTATTGGCAATATTTTTTAGCCTTACATCAAAAGCATTAGCTAAGATGCCGCCTTCTTTTTGAGTTCCAAATACACCTCTATACAGAAATTTCTGGGATTTTTCTTCTTCTACCCATTCCTTTGTTCGAACAAAACGATTAGTCAGGTTTATTTTTCCGTTTTCAAATTGAAAAGCGGCAATCATACCATCTCCATCAAATGGATGGTGAACCCATCTTCCTCCTCTTTCTAGTCTTCCTGGACCATTTCGATACAAGGTACCAGAAATTTGTTTAGGAATAGATCCTTCTACAAGTTTTAGTTCAGCGTGATCGAGTTCTTTTTCAACATTGCAATATGCACTTGACCAATCCTCTTGGCTGAAGATTGTTTGCTGTGGTGATGTTCCTCTTCTTAAATAACTAACGGCCACTATTTTTATTAAATTGGAACTTGATTTTCGCTTAAACTTATGATTTTTGCGAGCTCCAGCTCAAAATTATTTATTTGAATATGGAGCATTTAACTACCAGCTTGTTCAAGAACTCCTTTACTGCTGGGTATTTGACTTGATCTTCTTGGGTCAATTTCAGTAGCCATGCGAAGAGCTCTTGCAAAAGATTTGAAAGTAGCCTCAATTATGTGGTGAGTATTATTTCCTTCCAGTTGTCTTATGTGGAGAGTTAAACCACAATTGCTGACAACAGCACCAAAGAATTCTTTAACCAACTCCGTATCGTAAGTTCCAACTTTTTGAGAAGGAATATCTAAATTAAAACTTAAATGTGGTCGACCTGAGCAATCAACCACAACTTGAATAAGGGCCTCATCAAGAGGAGCTAAAAAATGACCAAAGCGTTTTATTCCCAATCGATCACCTAATGCCTTTGATAACGCTTGTCCAATTGCAATCCCAACATCTTCATTCGTGTGATGATCGTCTATGTGAGTATCTCCATTTGCTCTTACCTCAATATCAAATAATCCATGACTAGATAATTGTTGGATCATATGGTCTAGAAAACCAATACCTGTATTTGCATTGCATTTGCCAGAACCATCAAGATTAATTTGGACAAAAACGTCCGTTTCCTTAGTTATCCGGCTAATCTCTCCTTCTCTAGTTTTCTTCATATTTAATTGGCAATTTAAATTGGCTTAAAATTACATTCCATTTATGCAATAACCTGCATCAACATAAACAGTTTGTCCTGATATACCACTCGAAAGATCGCTAAGCAAGAAAGCAGCGGTATTACCTACCTCGATTTGAGTAACGGTTCTCCTCAGCGGAGCTTTTTCCTCGACGTTATGAATCATGTCCAGAATTCCTCCAATAGCTGAACTGGCGAGAGTTCTTATTGGCCCAGCACTGATGGCATTAACTCGAACCTGATTTTCAGGCCCAAGTTCCTCCGAAAGATATCTAACTGATGCCTCCAAAGCTGCTTTAGCAACTCCCATTACGTTGTAATTAGGAATTGCTCTTTCTGCTCCTAAATAAGTCAAGGTGACTACCCCTGCACCTTTGCTGAAAAGAGGTTTTGCATATTTACATAGTGGGGCGAGTGAGTAAGCGCTAATTTCTAGGGCTCTTGAGAATCCCTCTGAAGTAGTTGCACTGTAATTACCAACTAATTCTTCTTTCCCTGCAAAGGCTAAACAGTGAACTAATCCGTCAAGCTGTCCCCATTGATTTTGAATGGCTTCAAAAACTTCTTCAATTTGAGAAGTGTTTTGAACATTAAGTGGTAAAAACAAGCTTGGATTTAAAGGAGAAGTAAGTTCTTTTACTTTTGCTTCAAATCTACCTTTTTCATCGGGCAAGTATGTAATTCCTAATTCAGCTCCAGCTGCTTTTAACTGTTGAGCAATGCCCCAGGCAATTGATCTGTTGTTTGCTATTCCTGTAACAAGGATTTTTTTGCCACTAAGATCGAGAAGCATCTTTCGGACTCATTTGGTTAGTATTACTAATTGTCCCTTATTTAGGGCTAAGACTCATAGTTAAATGAATATATAGTTAAAAGTTCTGTAATCCATTAAACCCCTCAAATCATAAGAATCATGGTTCGAACAGCGTCAACAATGCTTCCATTAGGAACTCCATTACCTGATTTTGAGTTAGGTGTAGTTTCAGGCGTGAACCTTGCTCCTGATGATTCTTTAAAAGGCTTTAGTAAAATTAGAAGTTTTGATTTAACAAAAAGACCATTATTTTTGATGGTTATATGCGCTCATTGTCCATTTGTTAAACATGTAGAAAGTGGAATCACAAATTTGTTCAATTCTTTTGGAGAGGATGTTCAATTTTTGGCTATTTCTAGTAATAGCGTTATCACACATCCGCAAGACTCGCCGGAATTCTTAGCCTCTCAAGCTAATAAATTGGGATGGAAGTTTCCATATTTATTTGATGCTGATCAAAAATTAGCAAAAGCGCTTAAAGCGGCATGTACTCCCGATTTTTATATTTTTTGGCCTTCTTCAGATGGAGAATCAAAACTGAGATACAGGGGACAGATGGACGAAAGCCGTCCTGGCAATGAAACACCTGTTTCTGGCGATGATATTCGTCTAGCACTCAGATCATTATTAAAGGGAGAAGATATTTCAGCTAATCAAAAACCTTCTATTGGTTGCAACATTAAATGGCATCCTGGTATGGAGCCTGAGTGGTTTGGATGAATTAATAAGTGCCTTTTTGATTTTTCATCGTTTCAACTTAATTTAAATAGTTATGCAAATACCTCCTTTTAGCCTTGAAGCTCAAATTTCTGAAATAGGAGAAGAGATTGAAGAAGCTTTAATTAAAGTTTTTAGAAGCGGAAAATATATTGGTGGAGAGGAAGTAGCTTCATTTGAAAAAGCTTTTGCATTAGCCATAGAAACTTCTTTTTCAGTTAGTTGTAATAGTGGAACAGATGCATTAATTCTTGCCTTAAGATCGCTAAATATTGGTCAAGGTGATGAGGTGATCACCTCATCATTTAGTTTTTTTGCTACTGCAGAAGCAATTACCAGTGTTGGTGCTAGGCCTGTTTTTGTAGATATTGAGCCTGAAAACTATCTTATGGATCTGGGTCTAATAGAAAAAGCAATAACTTCTAGAACAAAAGCTATTTTGCCTGTGCATTTGTTTGGTCATCCACTAGATATGGATAAAGTAATGGCAATTGCTGAAGAAAATAATCTAAAGGTTGTAGAAGATTGTGCTCAAGCGGCTGGTGCCCATTGGCGAGGTAAACCTGTAGGAAGTTATGGAGATGTAGGTTGCTTTAGCTTTTTCCCTACTAAAAACTTAGGTGCAGCAGGAGATGGAGGAGCTGTAACTACTAATGATTTTGATCTGGCAAAAATAATTAGGGAATTAGCTATTCATGGAATGCCAAAGAGATATTTACATACAAATATTGGATATAATAGTAGACTTGATTCCTTACAAGCTGCAATCTTAAATGTTAAATTAAAACGATTAAACAAATGGATAGAGCAAAGAAAAGCTATAGCAATTAATTATATAAATAAGCTATCAATGATAGAAGGAATTAAGTTGCCATCTAATACTTTGATCAACAATTCTGGTCATTCTTGGAATCAATTTGTAATAAGAATAATGAACAATTCTTTTGTTGAAAATCTAAAATCTACTTCAGAGAATGTTTCTGATATTTCAAATAGAGATCTGTTTCAAACTGAACTTCATAGCCTTGGAGTTAATACAATTATTTATTATCCAGTACCCATACATCTTCAACCAGCATATAAAGAGTTAGGTTATAAAGAAGGTTCTCTTCCTATTACTGAAAAGGTATGTAGTCAGGTAATTAGTTTACCCATTTTCCCTGAATTTAAATCTATTCAGCAATTATATGTTATTGATACAATAAAGGAATTATTTGGAAAATAATCTAATTAATACTTGAATATAATTCTTTGAAGATAGATGTTTGATTTTTGTGGTTTACAATAGGTTTTGGATAGCCGTTTCTCTCCGCAGAATTTATTTCACCGGACAGCAAATTAGGAGTTGAGACATGTGTTAACTCTGGGATCCATTTTCGTATATAGTTGCCATTCTCGTCGAATTTAGAAGCTTGTCTAAAAGGATTGAATATTCTCATCGGTTTTGGATCCATTCCACTGCTAGCACTCCATTGCCACCCTCCATTGTTTGATGCTAAGTCACCATCAACTAAGCTTTTCATGAAGAAAAGTTCTCCCCATCTCCAATCAACTAAAAGGTCTTTTACTAGAAAAGAAGCAACAATCATTCTGCATCGATTATGCATCCATCCAGAATGCTTAAGCTGTCTCATCGCAGCATCAATTATGGGGATACCAGTTAATCCCTCCTCCCAGGATTTAAACCAATCATGATTATTTTGCCATGGAAACTTTAACCACTTTTCTCTATATGGACCTTTCTCTAGCTCTGGAAAATTAATGAGAGCATTTTGATAAAACTCTCTCCAGGCAAGTTCCTTTATCCAAGTATCAATAGAATTTATTTGATATCCATTAGTCGCCATATTTCTTGAGATTTGAGCCCCATTCCAAACTGCCCTACAACTTATTGTCCCTAAACTTAAAGCCGCACTTAGATTAGAAGTTGATTCTAAAGATGGAACATCTCTTGCTTGGTTGTATGAATGTATAACTCCTGAATTGATAAAAAAGTTTAATTGTTTTATTGACTCTGATTCTCCTGGCTGGCAAGGACAGCGGTTAGTATTATTAAATATATTTGAAGTAAGTAAATCATCTACAGGTTTTCTTTCTCTGGAAATACAATAGTTTAAATCAGAGTTTTGAATTAATGATAAATCTCTTTCATTAAAACCTATAATCTCTTCAGGTGTCCTTGATATTTGTATTAAATTATCACTTGATATTTTTGTCCTGTTGATTATATCAATCCATTTTCGATAAAAAGGGCCATACACTTTGTAAGGGTCATTATTGTTCGTTTTTATGTTTCTTGGATTGACAATTAATTGATCTGAAAATGTATATATTTTCCTTTTCTCTTTAGAAAATTGTTCTGATATTTGTTTGTCTCTGTTGATTTCATAAGGCTCAATATTTTCGTTCCAGTAAATACATTCAGCTTTAACTAAGTCCGCTAATTTACAAATTAATCTAATAGGGTCTCCATTCAGGATTAATAAACGACTTCCTCTCCTTTCCCAATTCTTTTGGAGTTCTAAAAGGCTTTCGCCCAAAAACCAATTTTTTGCCTCAGAAGTAGTTCTACTGAGATTTAAAAGATTGGGATCTAAAATATATACTCCAATTAAATTTTTTGAATTTTTAGATGCTTCATATAGACCTATATTGTCTTCTATTCTTAAATCTCTTCTATGCCAAAATATTGATCGAAACTTAGTCATTTTTTATTCAAGACTTGGCATGCTCTGAACCATGCAGTAATAGTTTTACCATCAAGTGATTCTTCTCCGCTTGCAATCAATTCATTTAACTCTTTGGGGGCAATTTTTAATACTTCAATATCTTCATCTGCATCGCCCTCAGGCTTATGTTCAAGTTTAGTTAAATCTCTTGCAAGGAAAAGATGAATTATTTCGTCTGAATATCCAGGACAAGGGAGCATCTCTCCAAGAGAGTTCCATCTTTTTGCAGAGTAACCACTTTCTTCTTGAATTTCTCTTTTAATTGATTCAGATGGGCTTTCACCTGGTTCTAGCGTTCCAGCTGGAAACTCGAGAATTCTTCTCGAGCAAGCAAATCTGTATTGACGAAGAATAATGACTTCTCCTGAATCTGTTATTGGTACTGCCAAGGCAGCTCCTGGATGACGAATAATCCCAAATTCACCCTCCATTGAATTAGGTAAAAGAAACTTATTAATTTCAAAACGAATTTTTTTTGCATCAAGACAATCTTTTGTCTCGATTATTTCTGATGGTTCCGGTCCTGGAATAGACATACTTTTTTTTATATTCATATAGGATGGCTGATTTTTTTAGAAAAGTTTGGTGATTTTTGTTAGGAGTTTTATTCAGGCCAAATTTTTGGAGAATTAATTTGTTTTGGTTTCCCTTGATCTTTTGATAAAACTTCTGCAAGGGGAATTAAAACAAAGTTTCTTTCACTTAATCTTGGATGAGGCAAAATTAGAGTTTCTGTATTTATTTGCAGTCCTCCCCAGGAAATGAAGTCAATATCTAAAGATCTTGGCCCCAAAAAAATTTCTGTATTTTCTCTTTCCCTCCCTGCGATTTTTTCTAAATCTAAAAATTTTTTCATTAAACAGATAGCTGCTTTTTCATTTGGGGTTACTGAGCTAAAATCCTTACCCTCTACAACCAGTACGGTATTAATAAATTTTGGTTGATCAATTGGCCCACCTAAAGGTTCAGTCTCAAATAAAGGCGCCCATTGAAAAGATAAAGACTTATCAATATTTTGAGAGTCGATTTTTGGACAATTTAAAGCAACAATCCAATCAAGTATGCTTTTTTCAATGAGCGGCCTCATGGCAGCAATTGTTCTTATGGGATCTCCAAGAATGCCAGGGATATTTGCGCCTATTGAGATAACTAGTTTCAATTCTGTTTTTTGTTTTGCATAAGTCATGCGAATATTAAAAGACTTTTAAAAATTTGCTTGATTTATCCAAGCCTATGGTTTCCAGTGGATTGAATAACAACAATATGTCTTCGGCTTCAAAAGACACTGCTGTTATGGATAGAGCTAATCGTTCTTTCCCTTTGGCTGCAATTACAGGCCATGGAACTTTAAAGCTTGCTTTAATGCTTGCTGCAGTCGATCCAGGTTTGGGAGGAGTAATAATTGCTGGTGGTCGTGGTACTGGTAAATCTGTTTTGGCTAGAGGTTTACATGCCCTTCTCCCTCCGATTGAAATAATTGATTTAGAAAAATTAGCTAACAATGAAGGTGATAATGATTCATTGATTTATCCAGCAGGTAGGAATTTAGATCCTTCTTTTTCAGGCGAGTGGGATGATTTGACTAAAAAGCTATTCACAAAAAACATAGGAAGTCTTGAGAATATTGATGACTTAGAAAATATCCCTAAGAAAGTTGTTTCCGCCCCTTTTATTCAGGTTCCCCTAGGAGTAACAGAGGATAGGCTTGTTGGTGCTGTTGATGTTGCTGCTTCACTATCAAGTGGAGCGCCGGTTTTTCAGCCAGGATTACTAGCTGAAGCTCATAGAGGAGTTTTGTACATAGACGAATTGAATTTGTTGGATGATGGAATTGTTAATCTTCTTTTGGCTTCAGTAGGGGCAGGTGAAAATAGAGTCGAACGAGAAGGCTTGAGCCTCAGTCACCCATGCCGTCCTTTATTGATTGCTACTTATAACCCTGAAGAGGGGGCATTGAGGGATCACCTTTTAGACAGATTTGCAATTGTGTTGTCTGCTGATCAATTAATTACAAATGAGCAAAGAGTTGAAATAACCCAAGCTGCCATTTCTCATGGTCAATCAAGTGAAGCTTTTTCTAAGAAATGGACAGAAGAAACAGAATCGCTTTCAACGCAATTGCTTTTGGCAAGGCAATGGCTTCCAGATGTTCAAATTAGTGAGAATCAAATTGAATACTTAGTTCTAGAAGCTATTCGAGGAGGTGTAGAAGGACATAGGTCAGAGTTATATGCAGTAAGAGTTGCAAAGGCTCATGCTGCTTTATGCGGTAGGGATTCAGTGGACGCTGAAGATTTAAAGGCTGCAGTAAGACTTGTAATTGCTCCCAGGGCTATGCAAATGCCTTCAGAAGAGGAGATGGAGCCTCCGGCGCCAGAAGATCAGCAGCCTCCCCCTCCGCCTCCTGAAGACTCTGATGAAAATAATGATCAAGAAGAAGATCAAGAAGAAGATCAGGAAGAGGACCAAGACCAAGAGTCATCACCTCCAATCCCTGAGGAATTTATGCTTGATCCAGAAGCATGTGCTGTTGATCCTGATCTGTTACTGTTTTCATCCACTAAATCAAAAAGTGGAAATAGCGGAAGTAGGTCAGCTGTTTTAAGTGATAACCGGGGAAGATATGTAAAGCCAATTCTTCCAAGAGGTCCTGTTAGAAGAATTGCAGTTGATGCAACTTTAAGAGCTGCTGCGCCTTACCAGAAAGCTAGAAGGGAAAGAGAACCTAATAGAAAAGTTATTGTTGAGGAAGGGGACTTGCGCGCAAAATTACTTCAGCGTAAAGCAGGCGCACTTGTGATCTTCTTGGTTGATGCAAGTGGTTCAATGGCTCTCAATAGAATGCAAAGTGCAAAGGGAGCTGTTATTCGTTTGCTAACCGAAGCTTATGAAAATAGAGATGAAGTTTCCCTAATACCTTTCAGAGGAGATCAAGCAGAAGTTCTGCTTCCTCCAACAAGATCAATCACTGCTGCGAAAAGGCGACTTGAGGCAATGCCATGTGGTGGTGGATCTCCACTTGCTCATGGATTAACTCAAGCTGCAAGAGTAGGAGCAAATGCTTTGGCAACAGGAGATCTCGGTCAAGTTGTTGTAGTGGCAATTACAGATGGTAGAGGAAACGTTCCATTGAGCACTTCATTAGGCCAACCAGTTCTTGAAGGAGAGACACCACCTGACTTGAAGCAGGAAGTTCTTGATGTTGCTTCGCGCTATCGAGCGCTTGGTATCAAATTACTTGTTATTGATACAGAAAGAAAGTTTATTGCAAGTGGTATGGGTAAAGACTTGGCTGAAGCGTCAGGAGGTAAATATGTTCAATTGCCTAAGGCAAGTGATAAAGCTATTGCTTCAATAGCAATGGATGCAATTAATAGTGTGACCTAAAACTGTTTGTTTTTTAAGGATATATATCATCGAATAATTTACTCAGGCCTATAGTCACTCTTTTTAGAGCATCTAACAGTTCTTTGTCTTCCATAATATTCCCCATGTCTGAGCTCATTTGGTCTATTTTCTTTGTAAGTGAACTAGATGTTGAGGCAAGTTCCTGAATGTCTTTTAGAGTCTTAGGATTGTCGAGGCTTTCAAGAATATTATTTAAATGAATAGAAGCTTTTGTTAATTCAGAAATTATAGGTTTTGCTCTTAGAAGTTCTGATTTAGATAATAAGACAAGTTCATCAAGATTGGCTTGAGTTCTATCAAACTGTTGAATAGATTCTGATACTTTATTTACTATTGCTTGTCTATCTGCTTCGTCAATAATTCCATTTATACCCTCTGTCAAGCCAGATATGCTAACCATTTCTACACCTTTAATCTTATCTCCACTACATAAGATTTTTTTATTGGGACAATCTTTTTTGACTGTAATTACTTCGTTACTATTGAATGATTTGCCTAATGAGACTAGCGATAATTGAGCATCTCCTCCAAGCATAGAGCTTGTAACTATTTTTGCAATTACAGGTTTTGGTAAAATTAGATTATCATTGTTTAATTTGATTTTAGTTTCAACAGTGTTTGGGGTGAAATTTATCTTTTGAACAGAGCCAACAATGATTCCCCGATAAGTTACCGGAGACATCTTCGCAAGACCACTTGCATCTTTGAAGCTTGCAGATACCTCCCAGGTTTTAGACCCTAAACGAAAATCTCTTAACCAAAGCATTGCTCCTGAAAAGATAATTAATCCACCTAATAGTGAAAATCCAACAAACGCATCTCGTAAACTTCTACGCATAAATTTATAAGTCCTCAGGTTGCATTGGTCCTTGAAGATTACCTGTGCGAAATTGTTTTACATAGGAATTCTCACTTTGTTTAAATTGATCTATAGATCCATCCCATTTAAACTTTCCATCGTAAAGCAAGATAACTCTATTAGCTGTTCGTTCAATTGTACTGGAAACGTGACTTACAACGATTGAAGAGCCTTCCGCTGCATCGGTTGTCTTAATAATTAGATCTTCAATACGAGTGCTAGCTATTGGATCTAAACCAGCAGTTGGCTCGTCATATAGAAGAAGAGGGATAGAGTCTTTTCCTTTCTTGGAGTTACTAATTAATGCACGAGCAAAACTTACTCTTTTTTGCATTCCTCCACTAAGTTGATTTGGAAATTTGTCTGCTACATCATATAAGCCTACTTTCTGTAAACAATTTATGACTTTTTTATTGATAATTTCTTCGGAAAAAAGTTTCTGCTTTTCAAGCAAAAAACCTACATTTTCTCTAACTGATAATGATGCTAATAATGCTGGGTTTTGAAAAACTAATCTCACGTCGGGAGGGTCGTTTTGATCAAGCCTTAAATAATTTTGCTCTATACCTGATATTTGCAGACTTCCTTTAGAAGGTAATAGCAAGCCAGCTAGTAGGCGAAGTATTGTTGACTTGCCTGCGCCAGACGGACCAACAATTGCCAGTCTCTCTCCCGCACGCATGTCAAGATTGACTTCATTGAGAATTTTATTTGATCCCAGTTGAACACTGAGATCTTTCATCAACATTACTTGAGTGTTTTTTGGCACACTCTCTCCTAATGTTTGTTTACCTATCTCATTTTGTATGAGATAGGTGAATTGGGAAGTTTAAGTAGTGTTTATATGAATTAATTATTTAGGTCTGTTTGTTGAAATCTTATCTAATTTGAATCCATTGAACAAAAGAAGGAAAAGAAAATCAAGAAGATCTACTTTGCGAAAAAGTTTTTTCGCTAGTTTGTCTTTTCATCTTTACTCACGCTTTAAAAGAGGCATTAGATGGCTTTTGCCAGGCCTAGTAGTCAAAAGGTGGATGATGACATCAGGATTGGGTTTATTAATTGCTTTGATTGGAGCCTCAATTTGGGCTGATTTACGTCCAATTTATTGGGTGGTTGAAATACTTTTTTGGTTTTTAGGATTCATT is a window of Prochlorococcus marinus str. MIT 0917 DNA encoding:
- a CDS encoding MlaD family protein, which encodes MRRSLRDAFVGFSLLGGLIIFSGAMLWLRDFRLGSKTWEVSASFKDASGLAKMSPVTYRGIIVGSVQKINFTPNTVETKIKLNNDNLILPKPVIAKIVTSSMLGGDAQLSLVSLGKSFNSNEVITVKKDCPNKKILCSGDKIKGVEMVSISGLTEGINGIIDEADRQAIVNKVSESIQQFDRTQANLDELVLLSKSELLRAKPIISELTKASIHLNNILESLDNPKTLKDIQELASTSSSLTKKIDQMSSDMGNIMEDKELLDALKRVTIGLSKLFDDIYP
- a CDS encoding ABC transporter ATP-binding protein, producing MPKNTQVMLMKDLSVQLGSNKILNEVNLDMRAGERLAIVGPSGAGKSTILRLLAGLLLPSKGSLQISGIEQNYLRLDQNDPPDVRLVFQNPALLASLSVRENVGFLLEKQKLFSEEIINKKVINCLQKVGLYDVADKFPNQLSGGMQKRVSFARALISNSKKGKDSIPLLLYDEPTAGLDPIASTRIEDLIIKTTDAAEGSSIVVSHVSSTIERTANRVILLYDGKFKWDGSIDQFKQSENSYVKQFRTGNLQGPMQPEDL